In Colletotrichum higginsianum IMI 349063 chromosome 1, whole genome shotgun sequence, one genomic interval encodes:
- a CDS encoding Casein kinase substrate phosphoprotein PP28, whose translation MAGGQPGSNSRGRGGKFRKFTRGGGKHFSRDLRPLDADGNEIDMWSANSKKKNDESSEEDSEEDSEEESGSDEDGKPQAEMSRAERKAAAKARKDAAIAKKRAQAVEVGDLPPSDSEEESSEDDADMPANPNHSKAARNQTKAPVAAPEVDEAAEGVKKLAVASNRKERESMEAAQAKERYRKLHEAGKTDEAKADLARLRLIREQRAADAARRDAEKEEREAQEAAKRKEIEAKEAKKREAALGPVKKGKKSSK comes from the exons ATGGCAGGTGGACAGCCAGGATCCAACTCTCGCGGCCGCGGTGGCAAGTTCAGAAAGTTCACCCGTGGAG GTGGCAAGCACTTCTCCCGCGATCTCAGACctctcgacgccgatggcaACGAAATCGATATGTGGTCTGCCAactcgaagaagaagaatgaCGAAAGCTCCGAGGAGGATTCTGAGGAGGATTCCGAGGAAGAGTCCGGCTCCGATGAAGACGGCAAGCCCCAGGCCGAGATGTCCCGCGCCGAGCGAAAGGCTGCCGCTAAGGCCCGCAAGGACGCCGCCATAGCCAAGAAGAGAGCCCAGGCCGTGGAGGTCGGCGACCTGCCCCCTTCCgactcggaggaggagagcagcgaggacgacgccgacatgCCCGCCAACCCCAACCATTCCAAGGCAGCCCGTAACCAGACGAAGGCGCCAGTCGCCGCCcccgaggttgacgaggccgccgagggcgtcaagaagCTGGCTGTCGCTAGCAACCGCAAGGAGCGCGAGAGCATGGAAGCTGCGCAAGCCAAGGAGAGATACCGCAAACTGCATGAGGCCGgcaagacggacgaggccaaggccgacctTGCGCGCTTGAGACTCATTCGTGAGCAGAGAGCTGCCGACGCTGCCCGCCGGGAC gccgagaaggaagagcGCGAAGCCCAAGAGGCCGCTAAGAGAAAGGAGATTgaggcgaaggaggcgaagaagagagaggccgCTCTCGGTCCcgtcaagaagggcaagaagtcTAGCAAATAA
- a CDS encoding Translation initiation factor IF-2, whose protein sequence is MLRCRIWNERSSAYICAFCRHPALSRPNDLGRRNYSHASKPPSNGTGVLGGWGSNNGVKTPKSSGIPPGPRGPVAGGGWGQPLMGKGSSSRAPNSDGQKASTGRDSSLDGLLLPHELAARQQLEAQKAVQPKAPLITRNFAKGTTPKSRHLGGLEGGLSGSNISRNPLGTVAKKSLGGEEKPLPGRDWRHRHEGERTSTSTPIPHNRHNGRDVNRTTPTKNLPRQQQRGLDEPGALGTGEWGQLSRKATDGSSADVPGSTGSKSGLSKQDFFTKFHDQVSSKYNQDDNKSRASSSDLGHSKNNSSQKTEQVVDESTKPQRRTREIDESYEISRDPRRRDKAGSRRGDAYGSFRGVKKSAAQQRWEDENEEWDDNGAGREAQRRRKKAEAEARRLALEKAATPNIFLPEFISIANLGTALKLKPQEFLRSLSEMGFEDITEDSIMTGETAALVAQEFGFEPTVDTGGVRDLRPRPPPEDVLALPPRPPVVTIMGHVDHGKTTLLDYLRKSSVAAQEHGGITQHIGAFMVKMSEGKLITFLDTPGHAAFLTMRQRGANVTDIVVLVVAADDSVKPQTIEAIKHAKTANVPIIVAINKCDKEDAKPDQVKADLARHGVEIEDFGGDVQVVCVSGKTGQGMSDLEENIVTLADIQDMRAEDDGLAEAWVLEASVKPYGKSANVLVKRGTLRPGDFIVAGTAWARVRLLRNEAGQELEKAPPGTPVEVLGWRDELPAAGDEILQAPDEDRAKTAVDYREEMREREASSKQLAEQEQREREAKAAAEVAAEIEAADAEGGEVIATKVINFMVRGDVVGSVEAVCATINEIGNNEVKPRILRSSAGQISESDVEHAEASSSVIANFNCAVPAHVKHLAEEKGVRILDHSVIYHLADEVKQVMSEYLADKVTSKVNGEAEILQIFPINIKGRTYKNIAGCKVRNGTVTRSTSVRILRKGEKVFDGKIDTLKHGKKDVDEVRKGTECGIAFDGFTDLQVGDQIQTYEEVREKRSL, encoded by the exons ATGCTTCGATGTAGGATATGGAAC GAACGAAGCAGTGCTTACATCTGCGCTTTCTGTCGCCACCCCGCCCTGTCGCGACCGAATGACCTTGGTCGACGCAACTACTCGCACGCATCGAAACCTCCCTCGAACGGCACAGGTGTACTTGGAGGCTGGGGCAGCAACAATGGCGTGAAAACGCCAAAGAGTTCTGGGATCCCTCCAGGACCCCGTGGTCCGGTTGCCGGCGGAGGATGGGGCCAGCCGCTGATGGGCAAAGGTTCATCGTCAAGAGCGCCGAACTCTGATGGCCAGAAAGCTTCTACTGGTCGGGATAGCTCGCTTGATGGGCTGCTTCTCCCTCATGAGCTTGCTGCACGTCAGCAGTTAGAGGCCCAGAAAGCCGTCCAACCCAAGGCTCCGCTAATCACGCGCAACTTTGCCAAGGGCACAACACCAAAGTCGAGGCATCTAGGTGGACTTGAAGGTGGTCTCAGTGGAAGCAACATCTCTCGAAATCCTCTTGGTACAGTGGCAAAGAAATCGTTAGGgggcgaggagaagcccTTGCCAGGAAGGGATTGGAGACATCGAcacgagggagagagaacCTCAACCAGCACGCCAATACCGCACAATCGACATAATGGGAGGGATGTCAATCGAACCACACCGACGAAGAACCTCCCACGACAACAGCAGAGAGGACTCGACGAGCCGGGTGCTCTTGGGACGGGCGAATGGGGACAGCTTTCGAGGAAGGCCACCGACGGAAGCTCTGCAGATGTGCCTGGTAGCACGGGTTCAAAATCAGGTCTCTCGAAGCAGGATTTCTTTACGAAATTCCATGACCAAGTGAGCAGCAAGTACAACCAAGATGACAACAAATCCCGGGCATCGAGCTCGGACTTGGGTCACTCCAAAAACAACAGTTCTCAGAAGACGGAACAGGTTGTGGATGAATCAACAAAGCCACAGCGCCGTACACGGGAGATTGATGAATCCTACGAAATCAGCCGCGACCCAAGGAGACGCGACAAGGCTGGAAGCCGCAGAGGGGATGCTTATGGGTCGTTCCGTGGCGTAAAGAAGTCAGCAGCGCAGCAAAGATgggaggacgagaacgaaGAATGGGACGATAACGGtgctggccgagaagcccaGCGACGCCGCAAGaaggccgaagccgaggcgCGGAGGCTGGCTTTGGAAAAAGCTGCGACTCCGAACATCTTCTTGCCCGAGTTCATCAGTATTGCGAACCTAGGGACAGCACTCAAGCTGAAGCCCCAGGAGTTCCTCAGGTCCTTGTCAGAGATGGGGTTTGAAGATATCACCGAAGACAGCATCATGACCGGAGAAACCGCCGCTCTGGTTGCCCAGGAGTTTGGCTTTGAGCCAACTGTTGACACTGGTGGTGTCAGAGACCTTAGACCTCGGCCTCCACCGGAGGATGTTTTGGCGTTGCCACCGCGACCGCCGGTTGTTACTATCATGGGCCACGTCGATCACGGCAAGACGACTCTACTCGACTATTTGAGGAAGTCGTCAGTGGCAGCCCAGGAGCACGGTGGCATCACTCAACACATCGGCGCTTTCATGGTGAAGATGTCTGAGGGGAAGCTCATCACTTTTCTTGACACGCCCGGTCACGCGGCTTTCCTGACCATGCGACAACGTGGTGCCAACGTCACTGACATCGTTGTGCTGGTTGTTGCTGCCGATGACAGCGTCAAGCCCCAGACCATCGAAGCCATCAAGCACGCCAAGACGGCAAATGTTCCAATCATTGTAGCTATCAACAAGTGTGACAAGGAAGACGCCAAACCCGACCAAGTCAAGGCCGACCTTGCCCGTCACGGCGTTGAAATCGAAGactttggcggcgacgtccagGTTGTTTGTGTCAGTGGAAAGACCGGCCAGGGCATGAGTGACCTTGAAGAGAACATCGTCACGCTTGCCGACATCCAAGATATGCGTGCTGAGGACGATGGTTTGGCAGAAGCCTGGGTGCTTGAAGCTAGCGTGAAGCCATACGGCAAGTCTGCAAATGTTCTCGTCAAACGAGGCACCCTGCGCCCCGGAGATTTCATTGTTGCAGGTACCGCCTGGGCCAGAGTTCGCCTGCTGCGGAACGAGGCCGGTCAAGAGCTCGAGAAGGCACCACCCGGCACGCCTGTCGAGGTGCTTGGATGGAGAGATGAACTCCCCGCCGCTGGGGACGAAATTCTCCAAGCACCGGACGAGGATCGGGCCAAAACAGCCGTCGATTACCGCGAGGAGATGCGTGAACGAGAGGCGTCGTCGAAGCAGCTGGCCGAGCAGGAGCAACGCGAACGTGAAGCCAAGGCCGCTGCAGAGGTCGCTGCGGAGATTGAAGCAGCCGATGCCGAGGGAGGCGAAGTCATCGCCACCAAAGTCATCAACTTCATGGTGAGAGGTGACGTTGTAGGTTCCGTCGAGGCCGTGTGCGCAACCATCAATGAGATTGGCAACAACGAGGTGAAGCCTCGCATTCTTCGATCGTCGGCCGGCCAAATCTCCGAATCGGACGTTGAGCACGCCGAAGCCTCGAGTAGTGTGATTGCCAACTTCAACTGCGCTGTCCCGGCCCATGTCAAACATCTagccgaggagaagggcgttAGGATCTTAGATCACAGTGTCATTTACCACTTGGCAGACGAGGTGAAGCAGGTCATGTCGGAATACCTAGCCGACAAGGTGACATCCAAGGTTAACGGTGAGGCGGAGATTCTGCAAATTTTCCCCATCAACATCAAGGGACGCACGTACAAGAACATTGCCGGATGCAAGGTACGGAATGGAACGGTCACTCGGTCGACAAGCGTCCGCATCTTGCGGAAGGGAGAGAAGGTCTTCGACG GCAAGATCGATACCCTCAAGCACGGGAAAAAGGACGTGGATGAGGTCAGAAAAGGTACCGAATGCGGTATTGCTTTTGACGGCTTCACCGATTTGCAGGTCGGTGACCAGATCCAGACCTACGAGGAGgtgagagagaagaggagcTTGTAA
- a CDS encoding Ribosome biogenesis protein TSR3 encodes MVRHKKDNFGSRGRKNHNSGPPRPRQHQPQDGDDAEAPITRPTFKAACWDLGHCDPKRCSGKKLIRMGMMRDLHVGQRHNGVIITPNGKHTVSPADRDLMEQYGAAVVECSWARMKDVQWNKVGGKCERLLPYLVAANTVNYGKPWKLNCVEALAAAFYICGHPEWAEQVLAPFSYGEAFLEINSSLLKKYAASEDEKGIKRVQDEWLDRLDKEYADSREEGDADDMWKGGNTNRRVIPDSDEEDDDDDEEGEDNSGDSDSVDGIYLGKKPAKDQEEDEEDKDPYAISDDSDDDAAMEEIRRKVLASKTFSNPSAEEKKKPEAIPRPQTLKPDSDIEPDSDNGEEDDDFDNIINATPVTDKIGLAKLEKERSQSTVTSRTFSSSTISAPKRW; translated from the coding sequence ATGGTTCGTCACAAGAAAGACAATTTCGGTTCCCGGGGCCGCAAGAACCACAATTCAGGACCTCCGCGACCGCGACAGCACCAGCCCCaagatggcgacgacgccgaagcccCCATCACCCGCCCGACTTTCAAGGCCGCCTGCTGGGACTTGGGCCACTGCGATCCCAAGCGATGTTCCGGCAAGAAGCTGATCCGCATGGGCATGATGCGCGATCTGCACGTCGGCCAACGCCACAACGGCGTCATCATTACCCCCAACGGCAAGCACACCGTTTCCCCCGCCGACCGGGACCTGATGGAGCAGTACGGCGCCGCCGTAGTCGAGTGCAGCTGGGCGCGTATGAAAGATGTGCAGTGGAACAAGGTTGGAGGAAAGTGTGAGCGTCTGCTGCCTTACTTAGTAGCTGCGAACACGGTCAACTACGGTAAACCGTGGAAGCTGAACTGCGTCGAGGCGTTGGCCGCGGCGTTCTACATCTGCGGACACCCTGAGTGGGCGGAGCAGGTTCTCGCGCCTTTCTCCTATGGTGAGGCGTTCTTGGAGATCAACAGTAGTCTGCTAAAAAAATATGCGGCAAGCGAGGATGAGAAGGGCATAAAGAGGGTTCAGGACGAGTGGCTCGACAGGCTCGACAAGGAATACGCAGACAGCcgagaggagggcgacgcTGATGACATGTGGAAGGGAGGAAACACAAACCGGAGGGTCATCCCGGATTCCGAtgaagaggacgatgatgacgatgaggagggggaggataATTCTGGCGATAGCGACAGTGTTGACGGCATATACCTAGGCAAGAAGCCTGCCAAGGAtcaagaggaagacgaagaagacaaggACCCGTATGCTATTTCAGACGACAGCGATGATGACGCGGCCATGGAGGAGATACGTCGAAAGGTGCTCGCATCAAAGACGTTTTCGAATCCTTCGGcagaggagaaaaagaagccAGAAGCGATACCGCGGCCGCAGACTCTGAAGCCGGACTCGGATATCGAGCCAGACTCGGACAatggggaggaggacgatgatttcgacaacatcatcaaTGCCACGCCCGTCACCGACAAGATTGGACTGgccaagctcgagaaggaaCGGTCGCAGTCAACGGTGACAAGTAGGACATTTTCGTCAAGCACGATCTCCGCGCCGAAGCGTTGGTAA